A genomic stretch from Xiphophorus maculatus strain JP 163 A chromosome 16, X_maculatus-5.0-male, whole genome shotgun sequence includes:
- the LOC102233785 gene encoding claudin-4-like has translation MGSSAVQMVCVAFGVMGLIGVIVCCALPLWKVSAFIGNNIVTAQESQEGLWMQCVKQSTGQQQCKVYDSLLQLGSDLQAARAMTIISCMLSGLSLLVLFCGADFTTCVQNEDVKPKISLMAAVGLMLAGLLVIIPVSWSAHNTVRDFHNQLVHESLKRELGGCIYIGWAAGVMMLLAGGLLCCFSRPKSSSSGGTAKYYSNSASATNKNYV, from the exons ATGGGATCGTCAGCTGTTCAGATGGTATGCGTGGCCTTTGGGGTCATGGGGCTCATTGGGGTCATCGTCTGCTGCGCCCTTCCTCTCTGGAAAGTGTCAGCCTTCATAGGAAACAACATTGTGACGGCGCAG GAGAGTCAAGAAGGTCTGTGGATGCAGTGTGTGAAGCAGAGCACTGGGCAGCAACAGTGCAAAGTGTACGACTCCTTGTTGCAGTTAGGCTCTGACCTGCAGGCCGCCCGCGCCATGACCATCATCAGCTGCATGCTCAGTGGGCTCAGCCTCCTCGTCCTCTTCTGCGGCGCCGACTTCACCACATGTGTTCAGAACGAAGACGTCAAGCCCAAAATCAGCCTGATGGCCGCAGTGGGGCTGATGCTGGCCGGCCTGCTGGTGATCATCCCGGTCAGCTGGTCGGCGCACAACACCGTGAGAGATTTCCACAACCAACTGGTGCACGAGTCCCTGAAGAGAGAGCTGGGAGGATGCATCTATATCGGCTGGGCAGCCGGTGTGATGATGCTCCTGGCTGGAGGtctgctctgctgcttcagCAGACCCAAATCCAGCAGCTCCGGAGGAACCGCCAAGTACTACAGCAACAGCGCTTCAGCGACAAACAAGAACTACGTGTAG
- the LOC102236605 gene encoding claudin-4-like isoform X1, translated as MDGQWMVDCYQSQRIYCSNFFNYLLSAVIFCRMRSSAVQMVCVALGALGLIGVIRCCTSPQWTSASFTGANIVTEQVIYEGLWMECVMQRTGQMQCKVYDSFLVLSSDLQASRSMTIISCVLCGLSLLILFLGADFTAYVQNEDTKPKLSLVAAVGLMLAGLLVIIPVSRVAHTLIRDFYNPTLMNPQKREPGACIYIGWAAGVILILTGVLLCCFSRPRPSSSNTTTTYYSNRASGPNDVVI; from the exons atggatggacaatgGATGGTTGACTGCTACCAAAGCCAGAGAATATATTGCAGtaatttctttaattatttgctTTCTGCTGTTATCTTTTGCAGAATGAGATCCTCAGCAGTTCAGATGGTTTGTGTGGCCCTTGGGGCCCTCGGCCTGATTGGGGTCATCAGGTGTTGCACCAGTCCTCAGTGGACCAGTGCTTCATTCACTGGAGCAAACATTGTTACTGAACAG GTGATTTATGAAGGTCTATGGATGGAATGCGTGATGCAAAGAACTGGACAGATGCAGTGCAAAGTGTACGACTCCTTTCTGGTACTATCCTCTGACCTTCAGGCTAGCCGCTCCATGACCATCATCAGCTGCGTCCTCTGTGGGCTCAGCCTCCTCATCTTGTTTTTGGGTGCCGACTTCACCGCATATGTTCAGAACGAAGACACCAAGCCCAAACTCAGCCTGGTGGCCGCAGTGGGCCTGATGCTGGCCGGCCTGCTGGTGATCATCCCGGTCAGCCGGGTGGCACATACCTTAATAAGAGATTTCTACAACCCTACGTTAATGAATCCCCAGAAGAGAGAGCCGGGAGCGTGTATCTATATCGGCTGGGCAGCCGGTGTGATATTGATCCTGACTGgagttctgctctgctgcttcagCAGACCCAGACCCAGCAGCTCTAATACAACCACCACGTACTACAGCAACAGAGCTTCAGGTCCAAACGACGTTGTAATTTAG
- the LOC102236605 gene encoding claudin-4-like isoform X2 — MRSSAVQMVCVALGALGLIGVIRCCTSPQWTSASFTGANIVTEQVIYEGLWMECVMQRTGQMQCKVYDSFLVLSSDLQASRSMTIISCVLCGLSLLILFLGADFTAYVQNEDTKPKLSLVAAVGLMLAGLLVIIPVSRVAHTLIRDFYNPTLMNPQKREPGACIYIGWAAGVILILTGVLLCCFSRPRPSSSNTTTTYYSNRASGPNDVVI, encoded by the exons ATGAGATCCTCAGCAGTTCAGATGGTTTGTGTGGCCCTTGGGGCCCTCGGCCTGATTGGGGTCATCAGGTGTTGCACCAGTCCTCAGTGGACCAGTGCTTCATTCACTGGAGCAAACATTGTTACTGAACAG GTGATTTATGAAGGTCTATGGATGGAATGCGTGATGCAAAGAACTGGACAGATGCAGTGCAAAGTGTACGACTCCTTTCTGGTACTATCCTCTGACCTTCAGGCTAGCCGCTCCATGACCATCATCAGCTGCGTCCTCTGTGGGCTCAGCCTCCTCATCTTGTTTTTGGGTGCCGACTTCACCGCATATGTTCAGAACGAAGACACCAAGCCCAAACTCAGCCTGGTGGCCGCAGTGGGCCTGATGCTGGCCGGCCTGCTGGTGATCATCCCGGTCAGCCGGGTGGCACATACCTTAATAAGAGATTTCTACAACCCTACGTTAATGAATCCCCAGAAGAGAGAGCCGGGAGCGTGTATCTATATCGGCTGGGCAGCCGGTGTGATATTGATCCTGACTGgagttctgctctgctgcttcagCAGACCCAGACCCAGCAGCTCTAATACAACCACCACGTACTACAGCAACAGAGCTTCAGGTCCAAACGACGTTGTAATTTAG